From one Motacilla alba alba isolate MOTALB_02 chromosome 8, Motacilla_alba_V1.0_pri, whole genome shotgun sequence genomic stretch:
- the C8B gene encoding complement component C8 beta chain, whose amino-acid sequence MSVQLLLLLCTVLGTHPARAFGGWESPSPSDSVARGRHARSVSVPPQPRDCLLSSWSPWSKCDPCQKKRYRFARLEQPSQFSGEPCDDSDREAEQCVTNSPCRSRARCDGFVCAVTGRCIARRLLCNGDDDCGDQSDEKNCKKVFRKCDQKMEEYWGIENLAKGLNVFTNSLEGLVLDHRYYAGGCSPHYITDTRFRKPYNVESYMPETKGKYEFTMTEYDSYSNYESSVLKAKATQSSFSIGIKIPKVFELGYSSNDMRFKKFMQRMKRFSSSSSKFIHARSELAVGVYKLKARALMLHHEFLRRLRQLPTEYSYGEYRELLRDFGTHFIQEATLGGIYEYTLVMNSDELRRAGYSLSDVQKCAQKGFNVAVNFGKFSVGLGVDSAGCKALLKEIGDSTARKQFVEDFVVLVRGGASEDITTLAHKDLPTAQLMQQWGDAVQYNPEIIKLKAEPLYELVTPSDLADSMKIKENLRRALDEFQQESSSCRCAPCHGNGIPFLRGTECECLCPLGTSGTACEISRSKDAAVNGNWGCWASWSPCSGGQRTRRRQCNNPAPQNGGSSCSGPDSETVPC is encoded by the exons ATGAGCGtccaactgctgctgctgctctgcactgtgcTGGGCACCCACCCTGCTCGTGCCTTTGG TGGCTGGGAGTCCCCGAGCCCCAGTGACAGCGTGGCCCGGGGCAGGCACGCCCGCTCTGTGAGTGTCCCACCACAGCCCCGCGActgcctcctctcctcctggtcCCCCTGGAGCAAGTGTGACCCCTGCCAGAAGAAAAGG TACAGATTTGCCCGCCTGGAACAGCCCTCTCAGTTCAGTGGAGAGCCCTGTGATGACTCTGACAGGGAAGCTGAGCAGTGTGTCACAAacagtccctgcaggagcagagctcgCTGTGATGGGTTTGTGTGTGCAGTCACAG GGAGATGCATTGCACGGAGGCTGCTCTGCAATGGGGATGACGACTGTGGGGACCAGTCAGAtgagaaaaactgcaaaaaggTGTTCAGGAAATGTGACCAGAAGATGGAAGAGTATTGGGGAATAGAGAATCTGGCTAAAGG GTTGAATGTGTTCACAAACAGCCTGGAGGGGTTGGTCCTTGATCACAGGTACTATGCTGGGGGATGTTCTCCCCATTACATCACAGACACGAGGTTCAGGAAGCCCTACAACGTGGAAAGCTACATGCCAGAG ACCAAAGGCAAATATGAATTTACAATGACTGAATATGACTCCTACTCAAATTATGAAAGCAGTGTCCTGAAGGCAAAAGCTACGCAGTCAAGCTTCAGCATTGgtataaaaataccaaaagtGTTTGAACTTGGTTACAGTTCGAATGACATGAGGTTCAAGAAGTTCATGCAGAGGATGAAAAGATTTTCTTCAAGT tCCAGCAAGTTCATCCACGCCCGTTCTGAGCTGGCTGTTGGTGTTTACAAGCTGAAGGCCCGGGCCCTGATGCTGCACCACGAGTTCCTGCGGCGGCTGCGGCAGCTGCCCACGGAGTACAGCTACGGAGAGTACCGGGAGCTGCTCAGGGATTTTGGGACACACTTCATCCAGGAGGCCACTCTTGGAGGCATCTACGAGTACACCTTGGTCATGAACAGCGACGAGCTCCGCAGGGCGG GTTATTCTCTGAGTGATGTCCAGAAATGTGCACAGAAGGGCTTTAACGTTGCTGTGAATTTTGGTAAATTCTCTGTGGGGCTTGGAGTAGATTCAGCTGGCTGCAAAGCCCTTTTGAAAGAGATTGGAG acagcactgccaggaagcAGTTTGTGGAGGATTTCGTGGTGCTGGTCCGTGGAGGAGCGAGTGAAGACATCACCACGCTGGCCCACAAGGAcctgcccacagcccagctcatgCAGCAGTGGGGAGATGCTGTGCAGTACAACCCTGAGATCATAAAGCTGAAG GCAGAGCCACTGTATGAGCTGGTGACTCCCTCTGACTTGGCTGATTCCatgaaaataaaggagaatCTGCGCCGGGCTCTGGATGAGttccagcaggagagcagctcctgccgcTGTGCTCCGTGCCACGGGAATGGCATCCCCTTCCTGAGAG GAACAGAGTGTGAGTGCCTGTGTCCCCTCGGCACCAGCGGCACCGCCTGCGAGATCAGCAGGAGCAAAG ATGCTGCTGTCAATGGAAACTGGGGGTGCTGGGCCAGCTGGTCCCCGTGTTCAGGAGGTCAGAGGACAAGAAGGCGACAGTGCAACAACCCTGCCCCACAGAATGGtggctcctcctgctcagggcCAGACTCTGAGACAGTCCCTTGCTAG